One window of Dama dama isolate Ldn47 chromosome 30, ASM3311817v1, whole genome shotgun sequence genomic DNA carries:
- the N4BP2L1 gene encoding NEDD4-binding protein 2-like 1 isoform X2: MEESFLESFGRLSLRQQQPQPPRPPAPPPPRGTPPRRHSFRKHLYLLRGLPGSGKTTLARQLQHDFPRALIFSTDDFFFREDGAYEFNPDFLEEAHEWNQKRARKAMRNGISPIIIDNTNLHAWEMKPYAVMVFQTEQKNLFRLEMDMVVFRPEMKKHSWSPKRENTPNERTI, encoded by the exons atGGAGGAGAGTTTTCTTGAATCCTTTGGGAGGCTGAGCCTCcggcagcagcagccgcagccgcCTCGGCCGCCAGCCCCGCCGCCCCCGCGTGGAACACCTCCGCGCCGCCACAGCTTTCGGAAACACCTCTACCTCCTGCGAGGCCTCCCGGGCTCGGGGAAAACTACACTGGCCAG ACAATTGCAACACGACTTTCCCAGAGCCCTGATTTTCAGCACGGATGATTTTTTCTTCAGGGAAGATGGTGCCTATGAATTCAATCctgacttcctggaggaagctcATGAGTGGAACCAGAAAAGAG CAAGAAAAGCAATGAGGAATGGCATATCCCCCATTATTATTGATAATACCAACCTCCACGCCTGGGAAATGAAGCCCTATGCAGTCATG GTATTTCAGACCGAACAAAAGAATCTTTTCAGGCTGGAAATGGACATGGTAGTTTTCAGGCCAGAAATG AAGAAACATTCATGGAGTCCCAAGAGAGAAAATACACCGAATGAAAGAACGATATGA
- the N4BP2L1 gene encoding NEDD4-binding protein 2-like 1 isoform X3 — MEESFLESFGRLSLRQQQPQPPRPPAPPPPRGTPPRRHSFRKHLYLLRGLPGSGKTTLARQLQHDFPRALIFSTDDFFFREDGAYEFNPDFLEEAHEWNQKRGISDRTKESFQAGNGHGSFQARNEETFMESQERKYTE, encoded by the exons atGGAGGAGAGTTTTCTTGAATCCTTTGGGAGGCTGAGCCTCcggcagcagcagccgcagccgcCTCGGCCGCCAGCCCCGCCGCCCCCGCGTGGAACACCTCCGCGCCGCCACAGCTTTCGGAAACACCTCTACCTCCTGCGAGGCCTCCCGGGCTCGGGGAAAACTACACTGGCCAG ACAATTGCAACACGACTTTCCCAGAGCCCTGATTTTCAGCACGGATGATTTTTTCTTCAGGGAAGATGGTGCCTATGAATTCAATCctgacttcctggaggaagctcATGAGTGGAACCAGAAAAGAG GTATTTCAGACCGAACAAAAGAATCTTTTCAGGCTGGAAATGGACATGGTAGTTTTCAGGCCAGAAATG AAGAAACATTCATGGAGTCCCAAGAGAGAAAATACACCGAATGA
- the N4BP2L1 gene encoding NEDD4-binding protein 2-like 1 isoform X1, with protein MEESFLESFGRLSLRQQQPQPPRPPAPPPPRGTPPRRHSFRKHLYLLRGLPGSGKTTLARQLQHDFPRALIFSTDDFFFREDGAYEFNPDFLEEAHEWNQKRARKAMRNGISPIIIDNTNLHAWEMKPYAVMALENNYEVIFREPDTRWKFNVQELARRNIHGVPREKIHRMKERYEHDVTFYSVLHAEKPSRANRNQDRNNASPSNGAGYWNTYAEFPNRRVHGSFTNESSFNRRGGCHHGY; from the exons atGGAGGAGAGTTTTCTTGAATCCTTTGGGAGGCTGAGCCTCcggcagcagcagccgcagccgcCTCGGCCGCCAGCCCCGCCGCCCCCGCGTGGAACACCTCCGCGCCGCCACAGCTTTCGGAAACACCTCTACCTCCTGCGAGGCCTCCCGGGCTCGGGGAAAACTACACTGGCCAG ACAATTGCAACACGACTTTCCCAGAGCCCTGATTTTCAGCACGGATGATTTTTTCTTCAGGGAAGATGGTGCCTATGAATTCAATCctgacttcctggaggaagctcATGAGTGGAACCAGAAAAGAG CAAGAAAAGCAATGAGGAATGGCATATCCCCCATTATTATTGATAATACCAACCTCCACGCCTGGGAAATGAAGCCCTATGCAGTCATG GCACTTGAAAATAACTATGAAGTTATATTCCGAGAACCTGACACTCGCTGGAAATTCAACGTTCAAGAGTTAGCAAG AAGAAACATTCATGGAGTCCCAAGAGAGAAAATACACCGAATGAAAGAACGATATGAACATGATGTTACCTTTTACAGTGTGCTGCATGCAGAAAAACCAAGCAGAGCGAACAGAAACCAGGACAGGAATAACGCATCTCCTTCCAACGGTGCAGGGTACTGGAATACCTACGCAGAGTTCCCAAACCGGAGGGTGCATGGCAGCTTCACTAATGAGAGCTCCTTTAACAGAAGGGGTGGTTGTCACCACGGGTATTAG